The proteins below come from a single Diadema setosum chromosome 21, eeDiaSeto1, whole genome shotgun sequence genomic window:
- the LOC140244580 gene encoding WD repeat and FYVE domain-containing protein 2-like — protein sequence MMAAEDRPRRLKTRKPVLMNKLEGCGGRVNNAVIIPKEDGVISISEDRTIRVWLKRDSGMYWPSICHSLASPATSMDFSSETRRMFVGQDNGVISEFSLSEDYNRLLFRRDYSAHSNMVTGIVFSLIAEFVLSVGRDKFFQWHCSETGRRLGGFRLEAWGTAIQFDEDSKHAFVADYSGQITVLRVGDNSHQVITTLQGHSGSIRCLTWDREKKLLFSGSFDQSIIAWDIGGQKGTAYELQGHLGKVDAICYSARSRHLISGGDDARIVVWDMDERRKETPDWHESDVCEKCGDPFFWNFKEMWEKKTIGVRQHHCRKCGRALCNDCSMGRSTLPALGFEFEVRVCEECLSEITDEDRAPMASFHEAKHNIISMHIDEVKAQLVTTGADKIIKLWDISSIIS from the exons ATGATGGCGGCTGAAGATCGTCCGAGAAGACTGAAAACTAGGAAGCCCGTTCTGATGAACAAGTTGGAAGGCTGCGGAGGACGAGTGAACAATGCCGTCATTATCCCCAAGGAAGATGGTGTGATAAGTATTAGTGAGGATAG AACAATTCGAGTGTGGCTCAAGAGGGACTCTGGAATGTATTGGCCAAGCATCTGCCACTCGTTAGCAA GCCCAGCCACTTCCATGGACTTCAGTAGCGAGACACGGCGAATGTTCGTTGGGCAGGACAATGGCGTCATCTCCGAATTCTCCCTGTCAGAGGACTACAATAGACTTCTCTTTAGAAGAGATTACTCTG CACATTCCAACATGGTCACAGGCATTGTGTTCTCACTGATTGCCGAGTTCGTGCTGAGTGTGGGGCGTGACAAGTTCTTCCAGTGGCACTGCAGCGAGACAGGGCGGAGACTCGGCGGCTTCCGACTGGAGGCCTGGGGCACAGCAATCCA GTTTGACGAAGACTCCAAGCATGCGTTTGTGGCGGACTACTCTGGCCAGATCACCGTACTGAGAGTTGGAGACAATAGCCACCAGGTCATCACCACACTACAAGGGCATTCAG GCAGCATCAGATGCCTAACATGGGACAGAGAAAAGAAGCTCCTCTTTTCCGGCAGCTTTGACCAGTCAATAATAGCCTGGGACATTGGCGGACAGAAAGGGACAGCGTACGAGCTGCAGGGACATCT AGGAAAAGTGGATGCAATCTGTTACAGCGCACGTAGCAGGCACCTGATATCTGGGGGTGATGATGCCAGGATTGTAGTCTGGGACATGGACGAGAGAAGGAAAGAG ACTCCCGACTGGCATGAGAGTGATGTGTGTGAAAAGTGTGGCGATCCCTTCTTCTGGAACTTCAAGGAGATGTGGGAAAAGAAGACAATTGGAGTCAGACAG CATCACTGCAGGAAGTGTGGCAGAGCTCTGTGCAATGACTGCAGCATGGGCCGGTCCACACTGCCAGCGCTGGGCTTCGAGTTCGAGGTCAGAGTGTGTGAGGAATGCCTGTCGGAAATCACAGACGAAGA TCGAGCCCCGATGGCGTCGTTTCATGAGGCCAAGCACAACATCATCTCAATGCACATCGATGAGGTCAAAGCGCAACTGGTGACGACGGGCGCGGACAAAATCATCAAG CTCTGGGATATCTCATCGATCATATCTTGA